The Raphanus sativus cultivar WK10039 chromosome 2, ASM80110v3, whole genome shotgun sequence genome includes a region encoding these proteins:
- the LOC130508268 gene encoding probable BOI-related E3 ubiquitin-protein ligase 3 codes for MAIQAQLSYNANQIGSEFSLINSNSRIGMDELYMNNNNLQTQKALSQHALFHHQHQQSRSQSVLDVHMEKQRQEIDQFIRIQSERLRYVLQEQSKQETETLLRQMEAKTLVLMAHKEEEMSKALSKNMELEDLLRRMETENQTWQRMARDNEAMVAALNSTLEQVRERAVTCHGDETAEDEGSCCGGDDSFPAKKSSCLNCGSNGETRVLFLPCRHLCCCTSCEDGLVLCPICSTPKKNSIEALIF; via the exons ATGGCAATACAAGCGCAGTTGAGTTACAACGCGAACCAAATCGGGTCAGAGTTTTCGTTGATCAACAGCAATAGCAGAATCGGGATGGATGAGTTGTATATGAACAATAACAATCTCCAGACGCAGAAAGCTCTCAGCCAACATGCTCTGTTTCATCACCAACACCAACAGTCTCGTTCTCAGAGCGTTTTAGACGTTCACATGGAGAAACAGAGGCAAGAGATTGACCAGTTCATCAGAATACAG AGCGAGAGGTTGAGATACGTGTTGCAAGAACAGAGCAAGCAAGAGACAGAGACGTTGCTGAGGCAAATGGAAGCGAAAACTTTGGTTTTGATGGCGCACAAGGAAGAAGAGATGTCGAAAGCGTTGAGCAAGAACATGGAGCTCGAGGATCTGCTGAGGAGAATGGAGACGGAGAACCAAACGTGGCAGAGGATGGCTCGCGATAACGAAGCGATGGTCGCGGCGCTTAACTCGACGCTCGAACAGGTCCGAGAGAGAGCCGTGACGTGTCACGGCGACGAAACGGCGGAGGACGAAGGGTCGTGCTGCGGAGGAGATGATAGTTTTCCGGCGAAGAAGAGTTCTTGCTTGAACTGTGGGTCTAATGGAGAGACGAGAGTGCTGTTTCTGCCGTGTAGGCATCTCTGTTGCTGCACGAGTTGCGAGGATGGCCTTGTTCTTTGTCCCATCTGTAGCACTCCCAAGAAGAACAGTATCGAGGCCTTGATTTTCTAG
- the LOC130508270 gene encoding aquaporin PIP2-7-like, with amino-acid sequence MSKEVSEEGQATHSHGKDYVDPPPAPLLDMGELKSWSFYRALIAEFIATLLFLYVTIATVIGHKKQTGPCDGVGLLGIAWAFGGMIFVLVYCTAGISGGHINPAVTFGLFLARKVSLVRAVGYMIAQCLGAICGVGFVKAFMKTPYNTLGGGANTVAPGYSTGTALGAEIIGTFVLVYTVFSATDPKRSARDSHIPVLAPLPIGFAVFMVHLATIPITGTGINPARSFGAAVIYNNEKAWDDHWIFWVGPFVGALAAAAYHQYILRAAAVKALASFRSSATN; translated from the exons atgTCGAAAGAAGTGAGCGAAGAGGGACAAGCAACACACAGCCATGGAAAAGACTACGTGGATCCTCCACCAGCTCCCCTTCTCGACATGGGAGAGCTCAAGTCTTGGTCTTTCTACAGAGCTCTCATCGCCGAGTTCATCGCCACCCTCCTCTTCCTCTACGTCACCATAGCCACCGTCATCGGCCACAAGAAACAAACCGGTCCTTGTGACGGCGTTGGTTTACTCGGTATCGCTTGGGCCTTCGGTGGTATGATCTTCGTCCTCGTCTACTGCACCGCCGGCATCTCTG GTGGTCACATTAACCCAGCTGTGACTTTTGGTCTGTTCTTGGCACGTAAGGTGTCTTTGGTGAGAGCTGTTGGTTACATGATAGCCCAGTGTCTTGGAGCCATTTGTGGTGTGGGTTTCGTGAAAGCTTTCATGAAGACTCCTTACAACACTCTCGGTGGCGGAGCTAACACTGTCGCCCCTGGTTACAGTACAGGAACTGCCCTCGGAGCTGAGATCATCGGAACTTTCGTCCTCGTTTACACCGTCTTCTCTGCTACCGACCCTAAGAGAAGCGCTCGTGACTCTCACATCCCC GTTTTGGCTCCACTTCCAATTGGATTTGCTGTGTTCATGGTGCATTTGGCAACCATCCCCATCACTGGAACTGGAATTAACCCAGCGAGAAGCTTTGGTGCTGCTGTTATCTACAACAACGAGAAGGCATGGGATGACCAT TGGATCTTCTGGGTTGGGCCATTCGTTGGAGCTTTAGCAGCAGCAGCTTACCATCAATACATTTTGAGAGCTGCAGCAGTTAAGGCCTTGGCCTCGTTCCGAAGCAGTGCAACCAACTGA
- the LOC108840848 gene encoding catalase-2, whose protein sequence is MDPYKYRPASSYNSPFFTTNSGAPVWNNNSSMTVGPRGPILLEDYHLIEKLANFDRERIPERVVHARGASAKGFFEVTHDISHLTCADFLRAPGVQTPLIVRFSTVIHERGSPETLRDPRGFAVKFYTREGNFDLVGNNFPVFFIRDGMKFPDMVHALKPNPKSHIQENWRVLDFFSHHPESLNMFTFLFDDIGIPQDYRHMEGSGVNTYILINKSGKAHYVKFHWKPTCGVKSLLEEDAIRVGGTNHSHATQDLYDSIAAGNYPEWKLFIQIIDPADEDKFDFDPLDVTKTWPEDLLPLQPVGRMVLNKNIDNFFAENEQLAFCPAIIVPGIHYSDDKLLHTRVFSYADTQRHRLGPNYLQLPVNAPKCAHHNNHHEGFMNFMHRDEEVNYFPSRYDPVRHAEKYPTPPAVCSGKRERCIIEKENNFKEPGERYRSFTPERQERFIRRWIEALSDPRITHEIRSIWISYWSQADKSLGQKLASRLNVRPSI, encoded by the exons ATGGATCCTTACAAG TATCGGCCAGCGAGTTCTTACAACTCACCATTCTTCACCACCAACTCTGGTGCTCCTGTATGGAACAACAACTCCTCCATGACCGTTGGACCTAGAG GTCCCATCCTTCTCGAGGATTACCATCTCATCGAGAAGCTAGCCAACTTCGACAGGGAACGTATTCCCGAGCGTGTGGTTCACGCTAGAGGAGCCAGTGCTAAAGGTTTCTTCGAGGTCACTCATGACATCTCCCACCTCACATGTGCAGACTTCCTCAGAGCTCCCGGTGTTCAGACTCCACTCATTGTTCGTTTCTCCACCGTTATCCACGAGCGTGGAAGTCCCGAGACCTTGAGAGACCCTCGTGGTTTCGCAGTCAAGTTCTACACTAGAGAG GGAAACTTTGATCTTGTGGGAAACAACTTCCCTGTCTTCTTCATCCGAGACGGGATGAAGTTCCCTGACATGGTCCACGCCCTCAAACCAAACCCCAAATCACACATCCAAGAGAACTGGAGAGTGCTAGACTTCTTCTCACACCACCCTGAGAGCTTAAACATGTTCACTTTCCTCTTCGACGACATCGGTATCCCACAAGACTACAGGCACATGGAAGGATCAGGTGTCAACACATACATTCTCATCAACAAATCCGGCAAAGCTCACTACGTGAAGTTCCACTGGAAACCAACTTGTGGAGTCAAGTCTCTATTAGAAGAAGATGCTATCCGAGTAGGAGGAACCAACCATAGCCACGCCACTCAAGACTTATACGACTCCATTGCTGCTGGGAACTACCCTGAGTGGAAGCTCTTTATTCAGATAATCGATCCAGCTGATGAAGACAAGTTCGACTTTGACCCTCTCGATGTGACCAAGACCTGGCCTGAGGATCTTTTGCCTCTACAGCCCGTTGGGCGTATGGTGTTGAACAAGAACATCGATAACTTCTTTGCGGAGAATGAGCAGCTTGCCTTCTGTCCTGCTATCATTGTTCCCGGGATACACTACTCTGATGATAAGCTGCTTCATACGCGTGTCTTCTCTTATGCTGATACTCAGAGACACCGTCTTGGACCTAACTACCTTCAGCTACCGGTTAATGCTCCTAAATGTGCTCACCATAACAACCACCATGAGGGGTTTATGAACTTCATGCACAGGGACGAGGAGGTCAACTACTTCCCATCGAGGTATGATCCGGTTCGTCATGCTGAGAAGTATCCAACTCCACCTGCTGTCTGCTCTGGGAAACGTGAGAGG tgtattATTGAGAAGGAGAACAACTTCAAGGAGCCTGGAGAGAGATACCGTTCCTTCACACCAGAGAG GCAAGAAAGATTCATCCGTAGATGGATTGAAGCACTATCAGACCCTCGCATCACACACGAAATCCGGAGCATCTGGATCTCTTACTGGTCTCAG GCTGATAAATCGCTGGGACAGAAGCTGGCAAGCCGTCTGAACGTAAGACCAAGCATCTAA
- the LOC130508269 gene encoding chloroplast protein FOR GROWTH AND FERTILITY 1, with amino-acid sequence MERLLQPPSSSSSPKFPSRASPFLPRLRSSSLGFLSSRRPESRRVSSTSCNSFHNQSGYTTHKGSNRAINSNSLNGSPCSGESKPNPGSLQRIVGAVVSENRKTLSTGTVILISAVAALLLNPLLAPPAFASFQTAAKSGWLTSAWTGFLAGCLHTLSGPDHLAALAPLSIGRTRMESAAVGALWGCGHDAGQVIFGLLFLLLKDRLHIEVLQTWGTRIVGLTLVIIGAMGIKEASEAAPEPCVALETDVSGMVATEKEALSSPQQPKKKKIGFATFATGVVHGLQPDALMIVLPALALPSRIAGSAFLLMFLVGTVVAMGSYTAFIGSCSEALKEKVPRITEKLTWVSSLVAIALGLGIVISPFFGFSLY; translated from the exons ATGGAGAGGCTTCTGCAACCaccgtcgtcttcttcttcccccAAATTCCCGTCGAGGGCTTCTCCTTTCCTTCCTCGTCTCCGCTCATCGAGCCTCGGCTTCCTCTCCTCGCGCCGCCCCGAGTCGCGCCGAGTCAGCTCAACCTCCTGCAACAGTTTCCACAACCAATCGGGTTACACGACGCATAAGGGATCTAACAGAGCTATCAATTCCAATTCCTTGAATGGGTCTCCGTGTTCGGGTGAATCGAAACCTAATCCTGGATCTCTCCAACGGATCGTGGGGGCAGTAGTTTCTGAGAATCGAAAg ACGTTATCTACTGGAACAGTTATACTAATCTCTGCAGTAGCTGCGCTTCTGCTTAACCCTCTTCTTGCACCACCTGCTTTCGCCAGCTTCCAGACTGCAGCTAAATCCGGCTGGCTAACGAGTGCCTGGACTGGTTTCCTCGCCGGTTGCTTACATACTCTCTCGGGACCTGATCACCTCGCTGCTTTAGCTCCGCTTTCGATCGGACGCACGAGGATGGAGAGCGCTGCCGTTGGAGCTCTCTGGGGATGCGGGCACGACGCTGGTCAAGTCATCTTCGGTTTACTGTTTCTTCTGCTCAAAGACCGGCTTCACATCGAGGTGTTGCAGACTTGGGGTACGAGAATCGTGGGGCTGACGCTCGTCATCATCGGTGCTATGGGAATCAAAGAAGCTTCCGAAGCAGCTCCGGAGCCTTGCGTGGCCTTGGAGACCGACGTGAGCGGCATGGTGGCAACAGAGAAAGAAGCCTTGTCGTCGCCGCAGCAgcccaaaaagaagaagatcggGTTTGCTACGTTTGCAACTGGAGTGGTTCACGGGCTACAACCTGATGCTCTGATGATTGTTTTGCCTGCGTTGGCTCTGCCGTCTCGGATAGCAGGGTCTGCGTTTCTGCTGATGTTTCTGGTTGGGACGGTTGTGGCGATGGGGAGCTACACGGCGTTTATAGGGTCTTGTAGTGAGGCGTTGAAAGAAAAGGTGCCGAGGATCACTGAGAAGCTGACTTGGGTTTCGTCTCTGGTTGCTATTGCTCTTGGGTTGGGGATTGTCATCAGCCCTTTCTTTGGTTTTAGCCTCTACTGA